The Nicotiana sylvestris chromosome 6, ASM39365v2, whole genome shotgun sequence genomic sequence ATCAAAATAGCCAGAAGGTGAACTGTGATCAAACCAAGGTTTCTCTGCCTTGCAAGTATTGTAAAAAACCTGGTCACACAATTGAAAAATGTTACAATTACATGGATTTCCTCCAAATTTCAAATTTACAAAGAGGCAATCTAGAAGATTTGGTACTGCTGCAAGTGTTGAGGGCCAGGCTTCTGGGATTTCTGAACCCCCTTCATCATGTTCTTCACCTGGACAAGACTCTTTGGTTCCTGGCCTGACCAAGGAGCAGTACACTCAGTTGATGAACCTGCTCCAACAGTCTACACTAGGTGAATCTAGTTCTCAGCAATTCTCATGGGCTCTGCCAATTTTGCTAGTATTAATTTTTCTTCCCCTATGTATTTGAATGGTAGTTCTACTGTGCGCATGTTAACTAGTGTAGCTGGACGGATTTGGATAATAGATTCTGGGGAAACTGACCATATGACTTCTAACAAAAATCTTCTCTTTAAGATCACACATCTTCCTGTCCCCTATCTAGTTTCTCTGCCTAATGGTTACAAGGTTAAGGTTACATGCACAGGCTCTTTAACTTTGTTGCCATCTTTTACCCTCCATCATATCTTGTACATTCCTACCTTCCATTATAATTTGATTTCTGTGAGCAAATTGATTATCCAATTCAATTGTAATGTACTATTCACTTCTTTCTCATGTATACTTTTACAGGCCTATTCTATGAAGAAGCTTCTGGAGCTTGGTAGAATGGACCAAGGACTATACAAGCTCTACCTTGATCATTTTTCTCCTTCTGAACTCTTTAATTCTGTTGTCCCTGATattgataattttgtttttgtcTTTAATAATATGGTACAAAATGCTGATTTTTCATTGCATGCAAATCAGCCAGTTATGAATTCAAATTCTGTTGCTCTTTTATCATCTTGTACTGTTCAGCAGACTGTAAATAAAAATGATGTCCTTTGGCATCATAGATTAGGATATGTTCCTTTTGTGCAAATAAAAAATATACCTTGTGTTTCTAATGACCTGTCAGCTAAACAATCTTTTACATGTCCTATTTGTCCCTTGGCTAGACAACCTAGGTTACCCTTCCCAGATAGCTCTTCTCAGTCTACCTCTCTGTTCCAAGTTACTCATGTTGATACTTGGGGACCCTACCACACTCAAACATATTCTGAAGTTAAGTACTTTATTACCATAGCTGATGACTATAGCAGAGTAACATGGACACATTTGTTGCACTCTAAAAGCTATGCATTTTCTGTTCTTAAAGCATTTATAACCATGGTGAAAACCCAATTTCAACTTTCTATCCAAACGATTAGAAGTGATAATACTTTAGAGCTTGGATCTTCTACATCAGCCACCCAATTTTTTTCTGATAATGGGATAATCCATCAAACAACTTGCCCACacacaccacaacagaatggtgTTGTTGAGAGAAAACATAGACACCTACTTGAAACTTCAAGAGCTCTGTTGTTTCAATCCAATCTTCCTATCAAATTTTGGGGAGATTGTGTATTGACAGCAACTTACCTTATTAATAGGTTTCCATCTTCAGTTTTATCCAAAAGAACCCCTTTTGAATTATTATATGGCCATCCTCCTTCTTATTCTCATTTTAAGGCATATTGGTTGTTTATGTTATGCTACAGTCCCCAAGTGTCACAGGGATAAGTTTCACCCTAGAGCTTTTCCTTGTGTATTTGTTGGGTATCCTTTTGCCAAAAAAGGGTACAAGTACAATTTGCAAACTAAGTCTATTTTGTTTTCCAGAGATGTTGTGTTTCATGAATCTGTGTTTCCTTATAAGATTCCCTCTTCTGCTCctactccttcttcttctccttttttccctttgttctaTGATACTTCTCCATCTGTTCCTATCCCTCCTTCTACTACCTCCTCACCTTCTGATGACTCTGTGCCTTCTTTTTCCTCACCTGATAATGTGTTACCCCCTCCTTCTGAGCTTAGGAAAAGCACCAGATCTCATCATCTTCCTTCCCATCTCCCAGACTACGTTGTTAACCTTCCTCCTTCTATTTCTTGCTCCACCTCTACCTCTACTTCCACTACACAACATGTTCCAGTGGAGCCTTATCCATACGCTCAGGATGTTGCCATTCCTGTTTGGCAGGAGGCAATGAGACAAGAATTTGCGGCTTTAGAGAAATCAAACTTGGAAAGTTGTTGAGCTTCCTATTGGTAAGAAGCCCATAGGCAGTAAGTGggtatataaaataaaatataaagctGATGGTATTGTGGAAAGATATAAGGCAAGATTAGTGGTTCGAGGTGATACTCAAGTAGAGGGGATTGATTTTAATAAAACCTTTTCTCATATGGTTAAAATATGTATTGTCAGATGTTTAGTTGCTATTGCAGTTAAAAAACAGTGGACTTTATTTCAGTTAGATGTTAATAACGTTTTTTTACATAGGGACTTAGATGAAGAAGTTTATATGAAGCTCCCTCAAGGCCTTTCTATTGAGTCCTCCTCTTCTGGATCTGCTACTTTAGTCTGCAAGCTGCAAAAGTCTCTTTATGGGCTAAGACAGGCCTCTAGACAGTGGTATGCAAAGCTGTCTCAAGCCCTTTGTTCCAGGGGATACTCTCACTCTTTAAATGACTATTCTTTGTTTGTTAAGAGAACTGAGTCTTGTTATGTTTTTCTAgcagtttatgttgatgacattatTTTAACTGAGGATGATTTGTCTGAAATTTCTGCACTtaagagtttccttgatgctcAGTTTAAGATCAAAGACTTAGGTTTGCTTAACTATTTTTTGGGTATTGAAGTATTCTATCACAAGTTTGGGGTCCTTTTGCATCAAAAGAGGTTCATTTCTGATTTGCTTCTTGAGTATAATTGTCTTCTGCTTCTGAAGTGGCCAATCCTTTAGACATTGCTCACAAGTTGCATTCTGATGTTGGTGAGCTATTACCTAAGCCCGAATCTTATAAAAGTTTGGTTGGCAAGCTCAATTTTTTGACTCATACTCGGCCAGACTTATGTTTTGCTGTCCAGCATTTGTGTCAGTTTTTAAAGACACCTCGGGTCCCACATATGGCTGCTGCTTTGCATGTTTTGCGATACTTAAAGGGGATTTCTACTTTTGGGGTGTTTCTCAGTAATTCTCCTGATTTCTCTTTGCTTGCTAGTTGTGATAGTGATTGGGCTGCTTGTCATGAATCTAGACGCTCTGTCACTGGTTTTTGCATTCATTTGGGTGGTAGTCTTCTTAGTTGGAAATCTAAAAAGCAGCATATCGTCTCCTTGTCttcagctgaagcagaatatagGACTATGAGTAAGGTGGTGGCTGAACTAGCCTGGTTGGTCTGGTTATTATCTGATTTGGGTCTTTCTATTGATGCTCCAATTCCTGTTTTGTGCGAAGCCAGGCTGCTATTCGCATAGACAAGAATCCGGtgtttcatgagcgcactaaacacatcgAAGTCGATTGTCATTTTATTCGTACCAAATTAGCCGATGGCATCATCTCCTTATCTCATGTTTCTACTTCTTCTCAAATGGCTGACATTTTTACTAAGCCTATGACAGGTTTGCAGCATCGCACTTTGAATGGCAAGTTGGGTGTGTATAcaccctccaacttgaggggggagGGGGTGTTGGGATTACATGAAGCAAGTTGGGCTGCTATCGATATTAGCTCTTTTGTATTTGGTATTTGGGCCTAGCCCAGTTTTTTATTTATGAATAGTTTAGTTAAGAGGCCCAAGATATATAGATAGGTAGAGAGACAGAAGGTTCTGGATTTTGGCATTTTATCTGGTTTTACAGAAATGTGAGATATCTTTCTCCCCAattctctctcttctttcaagCCCTAGATACAAATTTTGTCAATCTCTCTTTCAATTTCGTATGTTAACAATGGATCCTTTCTTCTCTTCCTACTTCTACTTCTTTTACAAAGAAATTTAGAGTGACGAATAATAGTGtcaaaatttatgaaaaatgtaTGTTACATTAATGTCAAATGATCATTCTATACTATCAAAAGATGTGGTGCAGTGAATATGACTACTTctcccttaaccagaggtctcgggttcgagccCTGGGTATGGAAAAATATTTGGTAGGGAGCGTTTCCCCGAATGGAGCCCTACGCAGCGAgaatccggatatagtcgggctcTAATGCGGCTACCAGACACGGAGttggaaacaaaaaaaaatgatcaTTCTATGAGGCTATAACAAGCAGAATTTGTACAAGTCGTGCCACAATTTAGTAACGTGAGAGGACACATGACCGTTATTCCAGTTAGCCACATTTTTTCCAACTCGCTTCTTTCGTCTTCTCTTCCTTCAAACAAACGCTAGTCTTTCACATATAAATACTAACCTAATATTAAAACTTAATTAACCCTAACTTTCTTTGCACATTTAATTTGCTCTGTTATACGTAGCATTGGTTTCCATTTTTTTAAGTGAGAATAACCCTAATCTAATTTCTCCTAAGGATTTTTCATTATCTTTGTTTTATTCCCTTCACATGTTCTTGTTTGTTTTGCAAAGCAAACAAAACCCATAATTCTGAGGTAATTCAAGTTCCATTATATGGGGGAAGAACCAGATTTTGTGCAACAAGGGATGGAAAGTAAGAAAAAAGTTGAAGTTCAAGGGAAGAAGATGGAGCTAAAGAGTAATGTAAACGAATTTGGAGATGGAGTTTCATGGTATAGAGGAGCAATGCTTGGGAAAGGAAGTTTTGGGCATGTTTATGTGGCTAAATTGAAGAACTCCAGATCAAAAAATGGCTACTTACCATCAGTTATGGCTGTGAAATCCGCTGAGGTTTCTATTTCTGGTTCAATTCAGAAGGAAAGAGAGGTTCTCAATAACATCAAGGGTTGTCCGTACATAATTCGATGCTATGGCGATGAAACTACAACTGATGAGAATGGTATGATGGTTTATAACTTGTTGCTTGAGTATGGTTCTGGTGGAACCCTAGCTGAGAGGATCAAGAAATTAGGGAACAAAGGATTGCCTGAATTTGAGGTAAGGTCTTATACTAGGTCTATGCTTAGAGGGTTAAATTATATTCACACGATTGGTTATGTTCATTGTGATATGAAACCTGATAATATCTTGCTTGTGTTGAATTCTAGTAAAGGAAGTAATGAATTTAGGGCAAAAATTGGTGATTTTGGATTGGCGAAAAGAGAAAATCAGAGTAAAAAGAGGAGATTGGAGACTTATTGGAGGGGTACTCCGATGTATTTGTCACCTGAAGCTGTAGCTGATAGTGTACAAGAGTCTGCCGCGGATATTTGGGCTCTTGGGTGTATTGTGTTTGAGATGTTAACGGGGAAACCTCCGTGGAATCAGAAGGAAGATATGGATGCTGAGGATGTACTTAAAAAGATTGGGGAAGGGCATGAATTGCCTAAAATTCCAGGCGAATTGTCTAAGGAAGCGAAAGATTTCCTAAAAGGTTGTTTTGTGAGGAAGCCTAGGTATAGATGGACTGCTGAAATGCTGCTAAATCATCCATTTGTAGAGGGTTTAAGTGATGATGATGGTGTGGAAGAATCAGATGAGGTTGAAGATATAAATGAAATTGGTTCTATGCTCTTGGTTACTGAGACAGACGATGAATTTTCCTGTTTTTCAGAAGATTGGAGCTGCGTATCTGAAGGGGACTCTGTTGATTACTGGTCGGAGGAAGATTCAGAGGTTATGGAGGATGAAACGGTCTCTTATTTTGTGGAAGAAGGGTTATTAAAAGTAGAAGAAAGGATAAACGTTACAAGCTCCAGCATTGATAGTGGTTATAATTGTATGATTGATAAATCAATGCAAGTACCTTCGAGGAGTCCATCAAATAATTCGCCGAAATGTCCATTAAAATTTACCATTCCTGCAGGTGTCTAGCAATAGGTGGTAGGATGGAGATATGATTCATTTATTCCTTATTAGCTACAGCCTCTGTAGATTTTACGCAACTCAAACTGATAGAAATTTAATGATAAGTTTTTAATTCTTTTATACTTATGTCTGCCACAGCTCTACCTTTTCATGGTATTGTTTCCAACTCCTGAACACTCTGAATTTTTGTTTGTTCCTCCATGTTTCTTTCAAGACTAACTGCCCTTTCATTTCtggatttcttttaaataaagGATATGCATATATTAGCTCAGCTTCAATCTATTAGACAATTCTTGTTCGTCAAACTAAGTTCTCTACGTTGTTTGGAACGTGTGCTTGGATCTAAACGTGGATTAACAACTGGAAGTGTGTTGTTACTCTTTTTATATAGGAAATGTTAAATTAAACACTTAACTTCTCATGGTTATTAAAGGAATTTGGCCGGATAATCAGGATTTTGATCACTGTCGTCTCAAGGCGCTGTGTTTCTAGTAGCTTCTTCATCCCTGTCCGCTTACCTTGAAATTTCTGAACCACTTAGCAAATTGGTAAAGATTTATCTACCAGCTTTTAATGAACTTTTTTCTGACTGGAAGCCAATGATTAGATTTCCTAATGCTCACTGCAGTGTGCTGATCTGAATATTTATGAATTAGATCCCAACATATGTGCACCATGATTGTTCTTTAACTAGCCCTTTCCTCAGGGACTGAGTACACTTATAGTTTCACTCTTTTACCATGCTTCGTCTATTTCCTATCTATTGGAGGAGGTCAGAAATAAAATTCTCTTTGATGCTTAGATTACTGTTAGGGAAGGAAGAAAAGATAGGTGCAAGAAAGTAGGAAATCTTGAGTAGTCATCTGTATCACTATGATTGTGCAGCCTATACAGAGAGGAGAAGAAGCCATTTTAGTTTAATGTAGTGACTGGAGTAGGTATGATAAACTTTTAAGTTTCCTCTATTTGCATTCATGTTATCTATGGACATGTTGTATTCGCAGTGTATCATTTTCATCTGTCATGAAGTTTGCTACTGATAATGTTCTGTATAGCACAGGTATAGTGTTCTATGGATCACTTTTTTCCCTCTTAACTTGTAAGTAACTACAATGATATAGTGTAAGTAACCTGTTCTGTATAGCACAGGTATAGTGTTCTATGGATCACTTTTTTCCCTCTTAACTTGTAAGTAACTACAATGAAATGGAACTGCATATGGTAGAAAACCGTGTGAATCATATTAATTTTGACTAGTTCAACATGCAGAAGAATTTTGGAAGATATCCCTGAAAAATTCCGTTAGAATCAGAGAAGATCAGACGAAGTGAATGAGCAGGAAATTTATGTAAAAGTTGTGCTCCGTTTGGTGGTGAAGAACTAACAGATCTTACGACCCTCAATTTCAAGTTTGTTAATCTTTCTTATCCTCATTTCAAGCCTCTATATTTGCATTTTCATTCATTTTCTGGTTTCATATGTCAGAGTTACTTTTGCAACCCCTAATGAAGAAGATATCTTTAAATTGAGATTCATAGTTTCTTAGATAATGTTTGTCTGAGTGTTGAAGAGCAAGAGGACTCCTTGTTCCTCCTGTTTCTTCTTTAGGAAAGGGTGATAATTGAACATAGTCTCCAAACTGATGGTATTAGAAATTGCGTAATGTTTGATGCTATATGCTCTATAACCTATTGGGCAGAAACTTAAAAGTAAAGATGAGGGTTCATGTGGAGAACACATTGAATCGAAATTGCTTCCAAGGCAGATGTAAGATGCAAGCCTGAAAATGAACAGTGGCTTCTGAATCCAATGCTGATGGTGCAGAAGATAACAAGGAACATAGCTAGAAGATATTATATATTCAAAGTGAGTAAAGAACTGCAGGTAAAATGACGATACGTATTGGAAGTGGTTTAGAACCCATGAGCACGGAGTCAAGACCTGAGGAGCAGTGGAACCGTGACCAGGGCCGTCCATTCGAATTCAAAACAAGAGCAACCGGAAGAGCATGCACCCGAAGCAAACTAATTAAATATTATTGTCTTTCGATGTTGAACTCCGTTGTACTCGGAGCCTATCTAAGCATGGTGCCCGTCTATTATGCAATTGCAGTTATCGTTGGTGAGGATCTCGCTGCCCCACTAACCACATATAACTAAGCATGCATGCTAGAAACTAGGAACAATGAGGTCTCGGGTTTAAATCCCAGCAGAGGTAAAAATATTAGATGATTTCTTCCCATCTATTTAAACTTTGGTGGACAGAGTCATCCAGTACCTGCTGCTGGTGCGAGGTGGCAGGTATCCCTTGAAATTTTAATCGAGGTACGTGCAAGCTGGCCCCACACCATGgttattataaaaaaaactacTATGATTTTAATAAAGTTCTCAGCTTTTACACATTTGATTATTGTGTGAGCACTAAGCACGACTGGAATTTGGGATACTACAACtactatttaaaattttaaatctaATGTTATTA encodes the following:
- the LOC104247859 gene encoding mitogen-activated protein kinase kinase kinase 20-like, translated to MGEEPDFVQQGMESKKKVEVQGKKMELKSNVNEFGDGVSWYRGAMLGKGSFGHVYVAKLKNSRSKNGYLPSVMAVKSAEVSISGSIQKEREVLNNIKGCPYIIRCYGDETTTDENGMMVYNLLLEYGSGGTLAERIKKLGNKGLPEFEVRSYTRSMLRGLNYIHTIGYVHCDMKPDNILLVLNSSKGSNEFRAKIGDFGLAKRENQSKKRRLETYWRGTPMYLSPEAVADSVQESAADIWALGCIVFEMLTGKPPWNQKEDMDAEDVLKKIGEGHELPKIPGELSKEAKDFLKGCFVRKPRYRWTAEMLLNHPFVEGLSDDDGVEESDEVEDINEIGSMLLVTETDDEFSCFSEDWSCVSEGDSVDYWSEEDSEVMEDETVSYFVEEGLLKVEERINVTSSSIDSGYNCMIDKSMQVPSRSPSNNSPKCPLKFTIPAGV